The following are encoded in a window of Pyxidicoccus xibeiensis genomic DNA:
- a CDS encoding class I SAM-dependent methyltransferase: MARRFHDEPLVVVLRHLKEALGAGTACIEVPDPDLGRGCYPGERVGPLGGLVHRPLRSWCDLAEGLGCRLLTPRAVDDTHISLTFERLGAEASWHAGGASSAEVEAPTREERYGAGSEFARVRKLEDAGFLLPWLEALGRIKLDAGARVLDLGVNRGDELAAFAWLEGMPDVTFVGVDHGASALAEARARFPDARHEFVLADLNALPAGLGRFSLVLSVGTLQSPGVDDHALLRRLVQEHVEPRAAFVLGFPNSRFRDGEVVYGARVRNLREPDLSLLVKNLSFYRRYLHQHGFRTFLGGKYDLLLTAVRGGD; encoded by the coding sequence ATGGCCCGCCGCTTCCATGACGAGCCGCTCGTCGTCGTGCTCCGCCACCTGAAGGAAGCGCTCGGCGCGGGCACGGCGTGCATCGAAGTCCCCGACCCGGACCTGGGGCGCGGCTGTTATCCGGGGGAGCGCGTGGGGCCGCTCGGCGGGCTCGTGCACCGGCCGCTGCGAAGCTGGTGCGACCTGGCCGAGGGACTCGGCTGCCGGCTGCTCACCCCGCGCGCGGTGGACGACACGCATATCTCACTCACCTTCGAGCGGCTGGGCGCCGAGGCCTCCTGGCACGCGGGCGGAGCGTCCTCAGCGGAGGTGGAAGCACCCACGCGGGAGGAGCGCTACGGCGCGGGCTCGGAGTTCGCGCGGGTGCGCAAGCTGGAGGACGCGGGCTTCCTGCTGCCTTGGCTGGAGGCGCTCGGGCGCATCAAGCTGGACGCTGGCGCGCGGGTGCTGGACCTGGGTGTCAACCGGGGCGACGAGCTGGCCGCCTTCGCCTGGCTGGAGGGGATGCCGGACGTCACCTTCGTCGGCGTGGACCACGGCGCGAGCGCGCTCGCGGAAGCACGGGCGCGCTTCCCCGACGCGCGGCATGAGTTCGTGCTCGCGGACCTGAATGCGCTCCCGGCGGGGCTGGGGCGCTTCAGCCTGGTGCTGTCGGTGGGGACGCTGCAGAGCCCCGGGGTGGATGACCACGCACTGTTGCGACGGCTGGTGCAGGAGCACGTGGAGCCCCGGGCCGCGTTCGTCCTCGGCTTCCCCAACTCGCGCTTCCGGGATGGGGAAGTGGTCTACGGCGCCCGGGTGCGCAACCTGCGTGAGCCGGACCTGTCCCTGCTGGTGAAGAACCTGTCCTTCTATCGCCGCTATCTGCACCAGCACGGCTTCCGTACGTTCCTCGGCGGCAAGTACGACCTGCTGCTCACGGCGGTGCGCGGCGGCGACTGA
- a CDS encoding serine hydrolase domain-containing protein: MLPSSGPSWPLFTNPPPSTGLLSVLYFADGGESGALVISDGVGDSQWSQPPAFPDGAAGLVSTVDDYLAFGQMMLNQGQHGRERILSRPSVELMTTDHLTPEQKAVSGFFPGFFDNTGWGFGVSVVTRRDDVSLVPGRFGWDGGYGTSWASDPREALVGILLTQRVMDSPEPPGPFRDFWTLAY, translated from the coding sequence GTGTTACCCTCCAGCGGCCCTTCTTGGCCCCTCTTCACCAACCCGCCGCCCTCAACAGGGCTCCTATCCGTCCTATACTTCGCGGACGGCGGGGAGTCGGGGGCGCTCGTCATCAGTGATGGTGTCGGCGACAGCCAGTGGAGCCAGCCGCCCGCCTTCCCGGATGGCGCCGCGGGCCTGGTGTCGACGGTGGACGACTACCTGGCCTTCGGCCAGATGATGCTGAACCAGGGACAGCACGGGCGCGAGCGCATCCTGTCGAGGCCCTCGGTCGAGCTGATGACGACCGACCACCTCACGCCCGAGCAGAAGGCCGTCTCCGGCTTCTTCCCAGGCTTCTTCGACAACACCGGCTGGGGCTTCGGCGTCTCCGTCGTCACCCGGCGAGATGATGTCTCGCTGGTGCCCGGGCGGTTCGGCTGGGATGGCGGCTATGGGACGTCATGGGCGTCGGACCCCCGGGAGGCCCTGGTCGGAATCCTGCTGACCCAGCGGGTGATGGACTCTCCCGAGCCCCCGGGGCCCTTCCGCGACTTCTGGACGCTGGCCTACTAG